Genomic DNA from Paenibacillus sp. MBLB1832:
GCGATGTATGGTCAAAAGGACCCTGCCAACGCGCCAGGTGGCTCTGTCGCCATTACAGCCAACTCCAAAAACATCGAGATTGCCGCTAAGCTTCTTGACTACGGCTATTCCGATGCAGGTCACATGTTCTTCAACTTCGGAACTGAAGGCGTTTCCTACAACATGGAAAACAACTATCCGAAGTACACGGATTTGCTCATGAAAAATCCAGATAAGTTAGCGCCAGCACAGGCCCTTTCTCTCTATATTCGCGGTAACTACAACGGACCGTTCGTGCAAGATAAACGCTACATCGAGCAGTATCTAGCGCTGCAAACCCAACGTGACGCTGTTTCTACTTGGGCCAAAACGGATGTAGATAAACACAAATTGCCGCCAATTACTGCAACACCTGAAGAAAGTACTGAATTGGCTAAAATCATGACAGATCTAAACACATTGGTTGATGAAATGACGCTGAAAATCATCTTAGGTACAGAACCAGTCGACAGTTTTGACAAATATGTAGAGAAATTCAATTCCGTCAAATTAAGCCGTGCGATCGAAATCAAGAAAGCTTCCTTAGATCGTTTCAACAAGCGCTAATTACTAACCACAGGGCGGAGGAGCAACAGCTCCTCCCCTCATCCATTCCATTTTCACGGCGAAAGGAGAGATATGATGCGTAAAACAGCGACGGCTAGCTTTCCAGTACGCTTCAAACGCGATTTTCTGCTAAACAAATACTTATACCTGATGATGATTCCCGTTCTGGCTTACTACGTTATCTTCCACTATGCGCCGATGTATGGAGCTTTGATTGCTTTCAAAGAATACACACCGATGAAGGGGATCGTCCATAGTCCTTGGATTGGATTCCAGAACTTTCATGATTTCTTCGGCAGCTACTATTTCTGGCGAATTCTCAAGAACACCGTTGTCATTTCCCTTTACACACTTTGCTTTGAATTTCCAGCCCCCATCATTTTGGCGATTCTGATTAATGAGCTCGCGAACAAGAAGTTTCAACGCTTTGTGCAAACGGTTACTTACATGCCGTACTTCATTTCCCTCGTCGTCATCGCTGGGATGATTAAAGACTTCACGAATAACGGCGGCTTAGTGAACACGTTACTAACTTATTTTGGCGCGAATGATACAGCGATGCTGCAGAAGCCAGAGCTGTTTCGAACCATATATGTGTTATCGGAAATTTGGCAAAAAATCGGCTGGGAATCGATTATATATTTAGCTGCGCTCATGAGCATCGATCAGGAGCAGTATGAAGCAGCAAGAATGGACGGGGCAACCCGACTGAAGTCCATCTGGCATATTACGATCCCAGGGATTCTGCCGACGATTTCCATTATGTTCATTCTGCGTATGGGGAATTTGCTCAACGTAGGCTTTGAGAAAATTATTCTGCTCTACAATCCAAGCACGTACGATACGGCTGATGTCATTTCGTCCTTCGTGTACCGGAAAGGTTTGCTCGAATTTGGTTGGAGTTATAGTGCAGCGGTCGGGCTCTTCAATTCCGTGATCAATCTCGCTTTGCTCATCACAGCCAACAAAATCAGCAAACGGATCAGCGAAAATAGTCTATGGTAAGAAGGAGGGCTTCACATGAAAATCAGCTATTCAGATCGCGTATTCATCGCCGTCAACCATGTTCTGCTGCTGTTGCTCGTGGTTGTCACCCTTTATCCGCTAGTCTATGTGGCGTTCGCTTCGATCAGTGATGGCGCACAACTGATTACGCACAAAGGCTTTCTCTACCGCCCTCTCGGCTTCAGTATCGAAGCTTACAAGAACGTATTTCACAATCCTTCTATTCTAAAAGGGTACCGCAACACCTTATTCATCCTTGTTTTCGGTGTCACGACGAACTTGATTGTGACCGCCTTAGGCGCCTACGTGCTCTCCCGTAAAAATGTCATGTGGAACCGTGTCTTCATCTTCATCGTCATTCTGACCATGTTCTTCAGCGGCGGTCTAGTACCGCTGTACTTGATTGTGAAAGGTGTCGGCCTGATCGACTCCTTATGGGCCACGATTTTGCCATTCGCCGTCAATACGTTTAACTTAATTATCATGCGCACAGCCTTTATGGCTGTCCCCGAAAGCCTCGAGGAATCGGCCAAAATGGACGGCGCGAACCATTTCGTCATTCTGTTTCGCATCATTATCCCGCTGTCCATGCCGGTTATCGCGGTCATGATCTTGTATTATGCGGTTGAGAAATGGAATGGCTGGTTCTGGGCCTCGATTTTCTTGAAGGATCGCGATCTCTACCCGCTTCAGCTTACTCTTCGGGAAATCTTGATCGCGAATAACACTGACATGATGTCCACTGGCGCCAACGCTGCTGACCAATTCCAGATCGGCGAAACCATTAAGTATGCCACGATCATGGTTGCTTCTGTCCCCATTCTGGTCCTGTATCCATTCGTACAGAAATATTTCGTAAAAGGCGTCATGATTGGCGCTGTCAAAGGGTAGCACATCAACGTCGTCCACTCCTTCGTCGGAGGGACGGCGTTTTATTATTTTGTGCGCGTAGGCACAAGCAGAGACTGCAGGAAACGGTTGCCATACATTATACAACAGTTAGTTTTTCATCGCAGAAGGAGGAAACGCGTATGCATGTGGATCTAGGGTGCGGGCTTCATAAGCATGACCATTTCTGGGGCATTGATCGTATCGATGCACCTGGTGTTGATTGCGTCTGCGATATCAATGATGGTATTCCACTGCCCGATAACACGGTTGAATTCGTCATGATTAGCCGCAGCCTGCCCTATGTGACGGATTTATTCGCTGTCATGGCTGACGTGTATCGGATCTGTTATCACAAGGCCATCGTGTGCATACTCGCCCCTTACGCTCATCATTTCCGCCACATGTCCAATCCGAACTTGAAGCATAAGTTCGATGAATACACGCCTCGCTATTTCACCAAATCGTTCGCTCAGCCATCGGGGTGCACGTTCTGCCCGCCCGTACCCGACTATCTCGTGAACGACGTTCCCTTCGACTTTCGCCTCGTACGCATGGAGCTATTCTATGAACCGCCCTATTCCACTTCGTTGTATGAACAAGATGAATTGGACATGTTACAGTACGTACAGCCGAATCTGGTGAGTGAAATTATGTATCATTTTGTTGTGGT
This window encodes:
- a CDS encoding ABC transporter permease, which codes for MRKTATASFPVRFKRDFLLNKYLYLMMIPVLAYYVIFHYAPMYGALIAFKEYTPMKGIVHSPWIGFQNFHDFFGSYYFWRILKNTVVISLYTLCFEFPAPIILAILINELANKKFQRFVQTVTYMPYFISLVVIAGMIKDFTNNGGLVNTLLTYFGANDTAMLQKPELFRTIYVLSEIWQKIGWESIIYLAALMSIDQEQYEAARMDGATRLKSIWHITIPGILPTISIMFILRMGNLLNVGFEKIILLYNPSTYDTADVISSFVYRKGLLEFGWSYSAAVGLFNSVINLALLITANKISKRISENSLW
- a CDS encoding carbohydrate ABC transporter permease codes for the protein MKISYSDRVFIAVNHVLLLLLVVVTLYPLVYVAFASISDGAQLITHKGFLYRPLGFSIEAYKNVFHNPSILKGYRNTLFILVFGVTTNLIVTALGAYVLSRKNVMWNRVFIFIVILTMFFSGGLVPLYLIVKGVGLIDSLWATILPFAVNTFNLIIMRTAFMAVPESLEESAKMDGANHFVILFRIIIPLSMPVIAVMILYYAVEKWNGWFWASIFLKDRDLYPLQLTLREILIANNTDMMSTGANAADQFQIGETIKYATIMVASVPILVLYPFVQKYFVKGVMIGAVKG
- a CDS encoding class I SAM-dependent methyltransferase, producing MHVDLGCGLHKHDHFWGIDRIDAPGVDCVCDINDGIPLPDNTVEFVMISRSLPYVTDLFAVMADVYRICYHKAIVCILAPYAHHFRHMSNPNLKHKFDEYTPRYFTKSFAQPSGCTFCPPVPDYLVNDVPFDFRLVRMELFYEPPYSTSLYEQDELDMLQYVQPNLVSEIMYHFVVVKKELPPDEWQQLCKQTYMEPIWAPALRRQLEPVEIVEASEIVDSPLPAPLPAPLPPKEPSKPAKKAPSQAKKKSRAKKS